In a genomic window of Novosphingobium sp. KA1:
- a CDS encoding efflux RND transporter permease subunit → MIEPIVTWAVARRWLVLLLTTVAAIIGAVSLSRLPIDAVPDITNNQVQVNVLAPALSPELIEKQVAFPIETALAGIKGLESTRSLSRNGFAQVTAVFTDATDIYFARQQVQERLTAAQESLPAGARPEMGPIATGLGEVYIWTLRYSERAHEQHRPGEPGLQPDGSYITPEGDRLVGEADKATYLHTVQDWIVAPQIKAVDGVAGIDSLGGFEKEYRVAPDLQKLAALRLSLADLATALERNNVATGGGTVDRNGEGLAVRADARVLSLAQLRDRVIASREGTPITLGQVAQVRLGQAVRMGAASENGREVVTGTAIMRIGENSRTVSSGVDAKLKAIAPALPRDIVIEPVLDRTRLVDATISTVARNLAEGALLVIAVLFLLLGNFRAALIAAMVIPITMLLTGFGMARVGVSANLMSLGALDFGLIVDGAVIIVENALRRIGERQHAEGRPLSASQRLDTIAAATREMIRPSVYGQAIVMLVYVPLLTLSGVEGRTFEPMALTVIIALAFAFVLSLTFVPAAIAVWLSRPVEEKDNRLVGWLRRHYEPRLDRALKRPKATLGVALGALALGAAAFWGLGQEFLPQLDEGDILVSAFRVPGTSVEQSQKMQSQIERSLAGMPEIRTVFSRTGTAEVAADPMPPNATDTFIMLKDRKDWPDPSEDKAALIARIEDRLAAVPGNGYEVTQPIQMRFNELIAGVRSDVAIKVFGEDFAEMNAAATRIAAVLRRIPGAEDVKVEQTEGLPMLDIAYDQDRAGRIGVSAQDVADTVATAVGGREAGRISEGDRSFPVVIRLDDAHRSDLEALGQTPVPTPSGAFVPLASVAQIKVVDGPNQISRENGKRRVVVQANVRERDVSSVVAEARRAIAREVELPAGIWLTWGGQFENLASARDRLMVVVPACFALIMLLLYGALRSLRDAAIVFTGVPLALVGGALALFLRGMPFSISAAVGFIALSGIAVLNGLVMLTSIQKRMEEGEPPREAAREGAVARLRPVAMTALVASLGFLPMALGHGAGAEVQKPLATVVIGGLISATLLTLFVLPTLYARFGKRAG, encoded by the coding sequence ATGATCGAACCCATCGTCACATGGGCGGTCGCGCGGCGCTGGCTGGTCCTGCTGCTGACCACCGTCGCCGCGATCATCGGCGCGGTAAGCCTGTCGCGCCTGCCGATCGACGCGGTGCCCGACATCACCAACAACCAGGTGCAGGTCAACGTGCTTGCCCCCGCGCTTTCGCCGGAACTGATCGAGAAGCAGGTTGCCTTCCCGATCGAGACCGCGCTCGCCGGGATCAAGGGACTGGAAAGCACCCGCTCGCTCAGCCGCAACGGTTTTGCCCAGGTCACCGCGGTCTTCACCGATGCCACCGATATCTACTTCGCCCGCCAGCAAGTGCAGGAACGCCTGACCGCTGCGCAGGAGAGCCTTCCCGCAGGCGCCCGGCCGGAAATGGGCCCGATCGCCACCGGCCTTGGCGAAGTCTATATCTGGACGCTGCGCTATTCCGAAAGAGCGCATGAGCAGCACCGCCCCGGTGAACCCGGCCTCCAGCCCGACGGCAGCTACATCACCCCGGAAGGCGACCGGCTGGTCGGCGAGGCCGACAAGGCGACCTACCTGCACACCGTGCAGGACTGGATCGTCGCCCCGCAGATCAAGGCCGTGGACGGTGTTGCCGGGATCGATTCCCTCGGCGGTTTCGAGAAGGAATACCGCGTCGCGCCGGACCTCCAGAAACTGGCGGCGCTGCGGCTCAGCCTTGCCGACCTTGCGACGGCGCTGGAGCGCAACAATGTCGCCACCGGCGGCGGTACGGTTGACCGCAACGGCGAAGGGCTGGCCGTGCGCGCCGATGCCCGCGTGCTCAGCCTTGCGCAATTGCGCGACCGCGTGATCGCCTCGCGCGAAGGCACGCCGATCACGCTCGGCCAGGTCGCGCAAGTGCGGCTGGGACAGGCCGTGCGCATGGGTGCAGCCTCGGAAAACGGCCGCGAGGTCGTGACCGGCACCGCGATCATGCGCATCGGCGAGAACAGCCGTACGGTCTCCTCCGGGGTCGACGCCAAGCTCAAGGCCATCGCCCCCGCGCTCCCGCGCGACATCGTGATCGAGCCGGTGCTCGACCGTACCAGGCTCGTCGATGCGACGATCTCCACCGTCGCGCGCAATCTGGCCGAGGGGGCGCTGCTGGTCATTGCCGTGCTGTTCCTGCTGCTCGGCAATTTCCGCGCCGCGCTGATTGCCGCCATGGTCATCCCGATCACCATGCTGCTGACCGGTTTCGGCATGGCGCGCGTGGGCGTCTCGGCCAATCTCATGAGCCTGGGCGCACTCGATTTCGGACTCATCGTCGACGGCGCGGTCATCATCGTCGAAAATGCGCTGCGCCGGATTGGCGAGCGCCAACACGCCGAAGGCCGCCCGCTCTCGGCATCGCAGCGCCTCGATACCATTGCCGCGGCGACCCGCGAGATGATCCGGCCCTCGGTCTACGGGCAGGCAATCGTCATGCTGGTCTACGTCCCCTTGCTGACGCTGAGCGGCGTGGAGGGTCGCACGTTCGAACCGATGGCGCTGACGGTCATCATCGCGCTGGCCTTCGCCTTTGTGCTGTCGCTCACTTTTGTTCCGGCGGCCATCGCGGTCTGGCTGTCGAGGCCGGTGGAGGAAAAGGATAACCGCCTGGTCGGCTGGCTGCGCAGGCATTACGAACCCCGCCTTGACCGCGCGCTGAAAAGGCCCAAGGCCACGCTTGGCGTGGCACTGGGCGCACTCGCGCTCGGCGCCGCGGCGTTTTGGGGACTCGGTCAGGAATTCCTGCCGCAACTCGACGAGGGCGACATTCTCGTCTCCGCCTTCCGGGTGCCGGGCACCTCGGTCGAGCAGAGCCAGAAGATGCAATCGCAGATCGAGCGCTCGCTCGCCGGCATGCCGGAAATCCGCACCGTGTTCTCGCGCACGGGCACGGCGGAGGTTGCCGCCGATCCGATGCCGCCCAATGCCACCGATACCTTCATCATGCTCAAGGACCGCAAGGACTGGCCGGACCCGTCCGAGGACAAGGCCGCGCTGATTGCCCGCATCGAGGATCGCCTCGCCGCCGTGCCGGGCAATGGCTACGAAGTGACCCAGCCGATCCAGATGCGCTTCAACGAACTGATCGCGGGCGTGCGCTCCGATGTCGCGATCAAGGTCTTCGGCGAGGACTTTGCCGAGATGAACGCCGCGGCAACCCGCATCGCCGCGGTACTGCGCCGGATTCCGGGCGCCGAGGACGTCAAGGTCGAGCAGACCGAGGGCCTGCCCATGCTCGACATCGCCTATGACCAGGACCGCGCCGGCCGGATCGGCGTATCCGCGCAGGACGTCGCCGATACGGTGGCGACGGCGGTGGGCGGGCGCGAGGCGGGACGCATCAGCGAGGGCGACCGCAGCTTCCCGGTGGTGATCCGCCTCGACGATGCCCACCGCTCCGATCTCGAGGCGCTCGGACAAACCCCCGTGCCCACGCCCTCCGGCGCTTTCGTGCCACTGGCCAGCGTCGCGCAGATCAAGGTAGTGGACGGCCCCAACCAGATCAGCCGCGAGAACGGCAAGCGCCGCGTCGTGGTGCAGGCCAACGTGCGCGAGCGCGACGTCTCGAGCGTCGTCGCTGAGGCCCGCCGCGCCATCGCCCGCGAGGTGGAACTGCCCGCGGGCATCTGGCTGACCTGGGGCGGCCAGTTCGAGAACCTCGCCTCCGCCCGCGACCGGCTGATGGTGGTGGTGCCCGCCTGCTTCGCGCTCATCATGCTGCTGCTCTACGGTGCCCTGCGCAGCCTGCGCGATGCCGCCATCGTCTTCACCGGAGTGCCGCTGGCGCTCGTCGGCGGAGCGCTGGCACTGTTCCTGCGCGGCATGCCGTTCTCGATCTCGGCGGCAGTGGGTTTCATCGCGCTATCGGGCATCGCCGTGCTCAACGGCCTCGTCATGCTGACCTCGATCCAGAAGCGGATGGAGGAGGGCGAGCCCCCGCGTGAGGCTGCCCGCGAAGGAGCCGTCGCGCGCCTGCGGCCGGTGGCGATGACCGCGCTGGTCGCCAGCCTCGGCTTCCTGCCGATGGCGCTTGGCCACGGTGCCGGAGCCGAAGTGCAGAAACCGCTGGCGACCGTCGTCATCGGCGGGCTGATCTCGGCCACGCTGCTGACGCTGTTCGTGCTGCCGACACTCTACGCCCGCTTCGGCAAGCGCGCCGGATAA
- a CDS encoding TolC family protein, with protein MFRYLAAFAAVSFCVPAAQAQVQGEPVLTLERAIALAGGSAPAADAARAGVEAARAARTAAGLRPNPSFESQVENVMGSGPYGRFDQAETTAGLSIPIELGGKRSARIAVADAQTSRAQLLSAIAEADIRLQVTQFYVEAVAAERRRATAQDQLRIAREALNGAQIRVKAGRASPLEEQRADVSRVNAEAALERAQRLAETARGNLARRIGQRLTGPLDPAALESLPSRTAGPADTSGAGTLVMAAAEADLAIAEAGVQLSRSQRVPDLTLGPAVRRLEATNATAAVFSLSMPIPLFNSGRAALAQANAERDRAEAQRRMTALDAEQAIAEAATEADNAATTARTASGPALAGAQETARIARIGYREGKFGQLDLLDAERTLAETRLAAIDALAAYQNARARLERLTAPAPEQGH; from the coding sequence ATGTTCAGATATCTTGCGGCCTTTGCGGCCGTATCGTTCTGCGTTCCGGCGGCGCAGGCACAGGTTCAAGGCGAACCTGTCCTCACGCTGGAGCGCGCCATCGCGCTGGCCGGAGGCAGCGCCCCTGCCGCAGACGCCGCCCGCGCCGGGGTGGAAGCCGCCCGGGCCGCCCGCACGGCGGCGGGGCTCAGGCCCAATCCCAGCTTCGAAAGCCAGGTGGAAAACGTCATGGGTTCCGGCCCATACGGGCGTTTCGACCAGGCCGAGACAACCGCCGGGCTCAGCATTCCGATCGAACTGGGCGGCAAACGTTCGGCGCGGATCGCCGTCGCCGATGCGCAGACGTCGCGCGCACAGCTGCTGTCCGCGATCGCCGAGGCCGACATCCGCCTTCAGGTCACGCAATTCTACGTCGAGGCGGTCGCCGCCGAACGGCGGCGCGCGACCGCGCAAGACCAGCTGCGCATTGCGCGCGAGGCGCTGAACGGCGCGCAGATCCGGGTCAAGGCCGGACGCGCCTCGCCGCTCGAGGAACAGCGCGCCGATGTCAGCCGCGTCAATGCCGAAGCCGCACTGGAACGCGCGCAGCGACTGGCGGAAACGGCACGCGGCAATCTCGCCCGCCGGATCGGGCAGAGGCTGACGGGGCCGCTCGACCCGGCAGCGCTCGAAAGCCTGCCTTCCCGGACTGCCGGCCCCGCCGACACATCCGGCGCCGGCACGCTGGTGATGGCCGCTGCCGAGGCCGATCTGGCCATTGCCGAGGCCGGAGTGCAACTGTCCCGCTCGCAGCGCGTACCCGACCTCACGCTGGGCCCGGCCGTGCGGCGGCTGGAAGCCACCAACGCGACCGCGGCGGTCTTCAGCCTCTCCATGCCGATTCCGCTGTTCAACTCGGGCCGTGCCGCTCTCGCCCAGGCCAATGCCGAGCGGGACCGGGCCGAAGCCCAGCGCCGCATGACCGCGCTCGATGCCGAGCAGGCCATCGCCGAAGCCGCGACCGAAGCCGACAATGCCGCCACCACCGCACGCACGGCGTCCGGCCCGGCACTGGCCGGCGCCCAGGAAACCGCCCGGATCGCCCGGATCGGCTACCGCGAGGGCAAGTTCGGCCAGCTCGACCTGCTCGATGCCGAGCGCACGCTTGCCGAAACGCGCCTCGCCGCGATCGACGCGCTGGCCGCCTACCAGAATGCCCGGGCCCGGTTGGAGCGCCTCACCGCTCCCGCGCCCGAACAGGGACACTGA
- a CDS encoding efflux RND transporter periplasmic adaptor subunit → MKTITTIAGPLALAVTLVLAACGGKDVPPSQHETETGEGDKHAGEGVVALTAQQIASAGIEVVSPTIGGNTGAIELPATIAGDPEATQVVSAAIGGRLVSLSRNLGQSVRRGEPLAVIESREAAQLAGEIEAAQARLALAESTYARERRLFAQRVSPEQDLIAARTAASEARIALRLARQQLAAAGVPGSGGNLNRIAITAPISGQVIQRSATLGQTVTADAELYRIADLGEVALELALQPADAGQVRPGATVIVSAGGRTANARISFVSPALDSETRLVPALARLDNRAGLWRIGEPVTASVQLGDSHAGDGAIRVPTTAVQTVEGKTVVFVRTASGFRAAPVTLGRQDGNMVIVASGLAGRERIAAQNSFTLKSALGAAEAGHED, encoded by the coding sequence ATGAAGACGATCACCACCATAGCCGGCCCGCTTGCGCTTGCGGTCACCCTTGTGCTGGCCGCTTGCGGCGGCAAGGATGTCCCGCCTTCGCAGCACGAAACCGAAACCGGCGAAGGGGACAAACATGCCGGAGAAGGCGTCGTTGCCCTCACCGCGCAGCAGATCGCCAGCGCCGGGATCGAGGTGGTTTCCCCCACCATCGGCGGCAATACCGGCGCCATCGAATTGCCCGCCACGATCGCCGGCGACCCCGAAGCCACGCAAGTGGTCTCGGCGGCGATCGGCGGGCGGCTGGTTTCGCTTTCGCGCAATCTCGGCCAGTCGGTCCGGCGCGGCGAGCCGCTTGCGGTGATCGAAAGCCGTGAAGCCGCCCAGCTCGCCGGCGAGATCGAGGCGGCACAGGCCCGTCTCGCACTGGCCGAATCCACCTACGCGCGCGAAAGGCGCCTCTTTGCCCAGCGCGTATCGCCCGAGCAGGACCTGATCGCCGCGCGCACCGCCGCCAGTGAAGCGCGCATCGCATTAAGGCTCGCCCGCCAGCAACTGGCGGCGGCCGGCGTGCCCGGCTCGGGCGGGAATCTCAACCGCATTGCCATCACCGCGCCGATCTCGGGCCAGGTGATCCAGCGTTCAGCCACGCTCGGCCAGACCGTGACGGCGGATGCGGAGCTCTACCGGATCGCCGATCTTGGCGAAGTGGCGCTGGAGCTCGCCCTCCAGCCCGCCGATGCCGGACAGGTTCGCCCCGGCGCAACGGTCATCGTCAGTGCGGGGGGAAGGACCGCCAATGCCCGCATTTCCTTTGTTTCCCCGGCGCTGGATTCGGAAACGCGGCTGGTCCCCGCGCTTGCCCGCCTCGACAACCGCGCCGGGCTCTGGCGCATCGGCGAACCGGTGACCGCCTCGGTCCAGCTTGGCGACAGCCATGCCGGCGACGGGGCAATCCGGGTGCCGACCACGGCGGTGCAGACGGTCGAAGGCAAGACCGTGGTCTTTGTGCGCACGGCATCGGGATTCCGGGCCGCTCCGGTCACGCTCGGGCGGCAGGACGGCAACATGGTGATCGTCGCCAGCGGCCTTGCGGGGCGTGAGCGGATCGCCGCGCAGAACAGCTTCACGCTGAAATCGGCGCTCGGCGCCGCCGAAGCCGGGCATGAGGACTGA
- a CDS encoding aspartate aminotransferase family protein — MPVTNSVLPVYNPAPMKLERGRGVWLFDEQEADWLDCVAGIATNALGHCHPRLVAALTEQAGKLWHVSNALAIPGQVALAERLTAASFADYAFFTNSGAESIEAAIKIARRYHAVGGEPQRIDVIGFAGSFHGRTYAGINASGSTALLDGFGPRLPGYLQLSLDDHAAFAEAVARPGTAAVIVEPVQGEGGARALLPEELLRLRELTRRHGVLLIHDEVQCGMGRTGRLFAHQWVEGAEPDIMALAKALGGGFPVGACLATAEAARGMVFGSHGSTFGGNPLAMAVAQAAFDEIAQPQLMAHVEAMSARLREGLEGLRQRHPGVIEAIRGKGLLVGVRLATPNKAFIVAAREHRLLLAGGGDNCVRLLPALVITAEEVDEVIRRFEATCRSVERAGADAALVAG; from the coding sequence ATGCCCGTGACCAATTCCGTCCTGCCCGTCTACAATCCCGCGCCGATGAAGCTGGAGCGTGGCCGAGGCGTCTGGTTGTTCGACGAGCAGGAGGCTGACTGGCTCGATTGCGTCGCGGGCATTGCCACCAATGCGCTGGGGCACTGCCATCCGCGTCTGGTCGCGGCGCTCACCGAGCAGGCGGGCAAGCTCTGGCACGTGTCGAATGCCCTGGCGATACCGGGGCAAGTGGCGCTGGCGGAGCGGCTGACTGCGGCCTCGTTCGCCGATTATGCGTTCTTCACCAATAGCGGCGCCGAATCGATCGAGGCGGCCATCAAGATCGCCCGCCGCTATCACGCGGTGGGCGGCGAGCCGCAGCGGATCGACGTGATCGGCTTTGCCGGCAGCTTCCACGGGCGCACGTACGCCGGCATCAACGCCAGCGGCAGCACGGCGCTGCTCGACGGGTTCGGGCCGCGTCTGCCGGGCTACCTGCAGCTTTCGCTCGACGATCATGCGGCCTTTGCCGAAGCCGTCGCGCGTCCCGGAACGGCGGCGGTCATCGTCGAGCCGGTGCAGGGCGAGGGCGGTGCGCGCGCGCTTTTGCCGGAAGAGCTTCTACGCCTGCGCGAACTCACCCGCCGTCACGGCGTGCTGCTGATCCATGACGAAGTGCAATGTGGCATGGGCCGCACCGGGCGCCTGTTTGCCCATCAGTGGGTCGAGGGCGCCGAGCCCGACATCATGGCGCTGGCCAAGGCGCTGGGCGGCGGCTTCCCGGTCGGCGCCTGCCTTGCCACGGCAGAAGCCGCGCGCGGCATGGTGTTCGGTTCGCATGGCAGCACGTTTGGCGGCAATCCGCTGGCCATGGCGGTGGCCCAGGCCGCGTTCGACGAGATCGCCCAGCCGCAGCTGATGGCGCACGTGGAGGCGATGTCGGCGCGCCTGCGCGAAGGGCTGGAGGGGCTGCGCCAGCGTCATCCCGGCGTAATCGAGGCCATTCGCGGCAAGGGGCTGCTGGTCGGCGTGCGGCTGGCGACACCGAACAAGGCGTTCATCGTCGCGGCGCGCGAACATCGCTTGCTGCTGGCGGGCGGCGGCGACAATTGCGTGCGCCTGCTCCCGGCGCTGGTCATCACTGCCGAGGAAGTGGATGAAGTGATCCGCCGGTTCGAGGCGACCTGCCGCTCGGTCGAGCGCGCAGGCGCCGACGCGGCGCTGGTGGCCGGCTGA
- a CDS encoding N-succinylarginine dihydrolase: MREINFDGLIGPSHNYAGLSLGNIASATNAGGVSAPRMAALQGIAKMRRMLALGLPQGLLLPHGRPDADWLRTLGFAGDDDAVCRAAWAQEPALLRNAFSASAMWTANAATVSPAPDTADGRCHFSVANLSTMLHRSVEHAETLRQLRLAFADERHFAVHAALPAGLGDEGAANFMRLGARHASPGLELLVYGERNAASPFPARQHRAASAAIARRHGLRDFALVRQSDAAIAAGAFHNDVVAVANEHVLFTHEQAFADRDGLYRRIRESLPGAVIVEAPAARVSLDAAVRSYLFNSQLVTLPDGGMALVLPQEARETPEVWAWLEDVRAGDNPIRHLEVVDVRESMRNGGGPACLRLRVAVSEEAHAAIDHRFLLDEGKCDRIADVVERTWPERIAPDDLGEPDLWHQCRTARAALLGALGFAAGEL, encoded by the coding sequence ATGCGTGAGATCAACTTCGACGGCCTGATCGGACCGAGCCACAACTACGCCGGGCTTTCGCTGGGCAACATCGCTTCGGCCACCAATGCCGGCGGGGTTTCCGCTCCGCGCATGGCGGCCCTGCAGGGGATTGCCAAGATGCGGCGGATGCTGGCGCTGGGCCTGCCGCAAGGCCTGTTGCTGCCGCATGGCCGTCCCGATGCGGACTGGCTGCGCACGCTCGGCTTTGCAGGCGACGACGACGCCGTGTGCCGCGCCGCCTGGGCGCAGGAACCGGCGCTTCTGCGCAATGCCTTCTCGGCCTCGGCGATGTGGACCGCCAATGCCGCGACCGTTTCCCCTGCGCCCGATACCGCCGATGGACGCTGTCATTTCTCGGTCGCCAATCTCTCGACGATGCTCCACCGCAGCGTCGAGCACGCCGAGACCTTGCGCCAGCTGCGGCTGGCCTTTGCCGACGAGCGCCACTTTGCCGTCCACGCTGCCCTTCCCGCCGGCCTCGGCGACGAGGGTGCGGCCAATTTCATGCGTCTGGGCGCCCGTCACGCCAGCCCCGGCCTCGAACTCCTTGTCTACGGCGAGCGTAATGCCGCCTCTCCCTTCCCGGCCCGCCAGCACCGTGCGGCGAGCGCGGCGATCGCGCGCCGCCACGGGCTGCGCGACTTTGCCCTTGTTCGCCAGAGTGATGCCGCCATCGCTGCCGGGGCCTTCCACAACGATGTCGTCGCGGTCGCCAACGAGCATGTCCTGTTCACCCACGAACAGGCCTTTGCCGACCGCGACGGGCTCTATCGCCGCATCCGTGAAAGCCTGCCCGGCGCGGTGATTGTCGAGGCTCCTGCGGCGCGGGTCAGCCTCGATGCGGCGGTGCGCTCCTACTTGTTCAATTCGCAGCTCGTCACCTTGCCCGATGGCGGCATGGCGCTGGTGCTGCCGCAGGAAGCCCGCGAGACGCCAGAGGTCTGGGCCTGGCTGGAGGACGTGCGGGCCGGCGACAATCCGATCCGGCACCTCGAGGTGGTCGATGTGCGCGAATCGATGCGCAACGGCGGCGGCCCGGCCTGCTTGCGCCTGCGCGTGGCGGTGAGCGAGGAGGCCCATGCCGCGATCGACCACCGTTTCCTGCTCGACGAGGGCAAGTGCGACCGCATCGCCGACGTGGTCGAGCGGACATGGCCCGAACGGATCGCTCCTGACGACCTTGGCGAGCCGGACCTCTGGCACCAGTGCCGCACCGCGCGTGCGGCACTGCTCGGTGCCCTCGGCTTTGCGGCGGGCGAACTGTGA
- the astD gene encoding succinylglutamate-semialdehyde dehydrogenase produces MLTSTCPATGTLVWEGRSDDADAVDRAIGSARRAFEDWSQTDLEQRTACMRRYAGKLEEAAGDLARMIARETGKPLWEARQEVASMIGKVEISIRAQAERAGYREEPQGFGQAVLRHRPHGVMAVLGPYNFPGHLPNGHIVPALLAGNVVVFKPSEETPGTGAMMAALLQAAGLPEGVLNLVQGGRGTGAALIAGDIDGLLFTGSAATGTLLRQATADRPHVILALELGGNNSIVAWDGDAEAAASIVAQSAFVTAGQRCSCARRLIVPDGAVGERIVKAVAAIAARMRIGAWDAVPEPTFGPLVSVAAAERAREDVRALIALGAREVLPLRDPAGLPPAFMAPVMLDVTGIAVPDREIFAPVLQIRRVADFDAAIAAANDTAYGLSAGLVSEDPALWRRFAVRVRSGVVNWNRPTTGASGAMPFGGLGASGNHRPSAYYAADYCAYPVASFEAGAVVDVSGEIRGLMPARQESGVNQDA; encoded by the coding sequence ATGCTTACCTCCACCTGCCCCGCCACCGGCACGCTAGTCTGGGAAGGCCGCAGCGATGATGCCGATGCGGTAGACCGGGCGATCGGCTCTGCGCGACGTGCATTCGAGGACTGGTCGCAGACGGACCTCGAACAGCGCACCGCCTGTATGCGCCGCTACGCCGGCAAGCTCGAGGAAGCGGCTGGCGATCTGGCGCGGATGATCGCGCGCGAGACCGGGAAACCTTTGTGGGAGGCGCGTCAGGAAGTCGCCTCGATGATCGGCAAGGTGGAGATCTCGATCCGCGCCCAGGCCGAGCGCGCGGGCTATCGCGAGGAGCCGCAAGGCTTCGGGCAGGCAGTGCTGCGGCACCGTCCGCATGGCGTCATGGCGGTGCTGGGGCCCTATAATTTCCCGGGCCACCTTCCGAACGGACATATCGTACCGGCCCTGCTGGCCGGCAATGTCGTGGTGTTCAAACCCTCGGAGGAAACCCCGGGGACCGGAGCGATGATGGCCGCGTTGCTGCAGGCGGCGGGACTGCCTGAAGGTGTCCTCAACCTGGTCCAGGGTGGGCGCGGGACGGGCGCGGCGCTGATCGCGGGCGATATCGACGGGCTGCTGTTCACCGGCTCCGCTGCGACCGGCACCCTGCTGCGCCAGGCCACCGCCGATCGGCCGCATGTGATCCTGGCGCTCGAACTCGGCGGGAACAATTCGATCGTCGCCTGGGATGGTGATGCCGAGGCGGCGGCGTCCATCGTCGCACAGTCGGCCTTCGTCACCGCGGGCCAGCGCTGCTCCTGCGCACGCAGGCTGATCGTGCCGGATGGGGCCGTGGGCGAGCGTATCGTCAAGGCGGTGGCCGCGATCGCGGCGCGGATGCGGATCGGCGCGTGGGACGCGGTGCCGGAGCCGACATTCGGTCCGCTCGTCTCGGTCGCCGCGGCCGAGCGGGCGCGCGAGGATGTGCGCGCGCTCATCGCCCTTGGCGCGCGGGAGGTGCTGCCGCTGCGTGATCCTGCAGGCCTGCCACCTGCCTTCATGGCGCCGGTCATGCTGGACGTGACCGGGATCGCGGTTCCGGACCGGGAAATCTTCGCGCCGGTGCTGCAGATCCGCAGGGTGGCCGATTTCGACGCCGCGATCGCCGCGGCCAACGACACGGCTTACGGCCTTTCTGCGGGGCTGGTCTCCGAGGATCCGGCGCTCTGGCGGCGCTTTGCCGTGCGGGTGCGCTCGGGCGTGGTCAACTGGAACCGCCCGACCACCGGCGCCAGCGGGGCGATGCCGTTCGGCGGCCTCGGCGCCTCTGGCAATCACCGGCCGAGCGCATACTATGCCGCTGATTACTGCGCCTATCCGGTCGCCAGTTTCGAGGCAGGGGCGGTCGTTGACGTGAGCGGCGAGATTCGCGGGCTGATGCCCGCCCGGCAGGAAAGCGGTGTGAACCAGGATGCGTGA
- a CDS encoding LysR substrate-binding domain-containing protein: MNYDDRRRLPPMAMLHCFEASARLGSFSRAGAALNLTQSAVSRHVANLEQWLGTALFDRHGRRVVLNDKGQDYLDDLAPALAAIRRATGRFLEPAPEHIIELAVLPGFGMRWLAPRLPRLTQKHPDLVINIASRVDLFDFAREPFHAAIHVGDPDWPDAEHDLLFREHVVPVISPALADQQEVRRPKDLLRVPLLVQSQRKDAWSRWLRPFGLDAPEAGTMPSISHFLMLAQAVKAGGGAALIPSFLIEPELASGELVIPFDTPSPETPPGDARSYWLAFPQGSPKTKAFAAFRDWMREECTRQP, encoded by the coding sequence ATGAACTACGATGACCGGCGCCGCTTGCCGCCAATGGCCATGCTCCACTGCTTCGAGGCGTCGGCCCGGCTCGGCTCGTTCTCCCGCGCAGGTGCGGCCCTCAACCTCACGCAAAGCGCCGTCAGCCGCCATGTCGCCAATCTCGAGCAATGGCTGGGCACCGCGCTGTTCGACCGCCATGGGCGCCGTGTCGTCCTCAACGACAAGGGGCAGGACTATCTCGACGACCTTGCCCCCGCCCTTGCCGCGATCCGCCGAGCCACCGGGCGCTTCCTCGAGCCCGCGCCCGAACATATCATCGAACTCGCCGTCCTGCCCGGTTTCGGCATGCGCTGGCTGGCCCCGCGCCTGCCTCGGCTGACGCAGAAGCACCCGGATCTGGTGATCAACATCGCCTCGCGCGTCGACCTGTTCGACTTCGCGCGCGAACCGTTCCACGCCGCCATCCACGTGGGCGATCCGGACTGGCCGGACGCCGAGCACGATCTGCTGTTCCGCGAGCATGTCGTGCCGGTCATCTCCCCCGCGCTGGCCGATCAACAGGAAGTCCGCCGCCCGAAGGACCTGCTGCGCGTTCCGCTGCTCGTCCAGTCCCAGCGCAAGGACGCCTGGTCGCGCTGGCTGCGGCCTTTCGGTCTCGATGCCCCCGAAGCCGGCACGATGCCCAGCATCAGCCACTTCCTGATGCTGGCACAGGCCGTGAAGGCGGGCGGCGGCGCCGCGCTGATCCCCAGCTTCCTGATCGAGCCCGAGCTGGCCTCGGGCGAACTGGTGATCCCGTTCGACACTCCGTCACCCGAGACGCCGCCCGGCGATGCACGCAGCTACTGGCTGGCATTCCCGCAAGGCAGCCCCAAGACGAAGGCCTTCGCCGCCTTCCGTGACTGGATGCGGGAGGAGTGCACCCGGCAGCCATGA